The following is a genomic window from Nitrospira sp..
GCGGTTCGTCCAACACATGGCCCATCGCCTGGGCCGCCCGCTCATTACCGTGGCCTGCCATGAAGACCTCACTGCATCCGATCTCGTCGGCCGTTATCTGTTGAAGGGACAGGAGACGGTCTGGATGGACGGTCCGCTCACCCTCGGCGTCAAGCAGGGGGCCATCGTCTATTTGGACGAGATCGTCGAGGCGCGGAAGGACACGACCGTCATCATCCATCCGTTGAGCGACCACCGACGTCTCCTGCCGATCGAAAAGAAGGGGCAGGTGATCGAAGCGGTCGAAGACTTCATGCTGGTCATTTCCTACAATCCCGGCTACCAGAGCATTCTGAAAGACCTCAAACAGAGCACCAAGCAGCGGTTCATGGCGATCGAGTTCGACTATCCCTTGCCGGACATCGAGAGTCGGGTCGTGGCGCACGAAGCCGACGTGAGCATCGAGGTTGCGCAGCGGCTCGTCAAGGTCGCCGAGAAGGTCAGAAATCTCAAAAACCATGGACTGGAAGAAGGCGTGAGCACCAGATTGCTGATCTATGCGGCGACGTTGATCAAGCAAGGCGTTTCGGCCGACCGGGCTTGCGAAGTCGCCATCGCCCGTCCGATCACCGACGACCAGGATATGCTGCGCAGCATCGTCGAAGTCGTGAAGGCGATTTTCTGATCACGTTCTCCGGCGTGATGCGTCGAAATTGCCTCTCAGGAACTCCGTGACCAGTTCCGATACTTCGCGAGAGCACTCCACCGCGACAGGGAAACAGGCCGTTCGTGCGATACCAGGCGGGGTCGCGATCTCGGTGCACGTGCAGCCCAGAGCTTCCCGCACTGAATGTGCAGGTCTCCATGGTGACGCCCTCAAGGTCCGTGTGGCCGCGCCGCCGAGTGATGGGGCCGCCAATGACGAATTGTGCCGATTCCTTGCCCGCCGCTGTGACGTCCCGCTCAAGGCCATAGAAATTCTCGCGGGGACAGGCAGCAGGCGGAAACGTCTGTTTGTGAAGGGGCGATCCGTCGAGCAGGTGTGCGAGCGCCTTGGGATCGAATGAGAGGGAAACGGATGGCAAGGTGGTGGTGTCATAAACGTGTCCGATCGTCCGGGGTTCTGATCTTCCTGGCCGTGGTCGGTCTGGCTGCCTGTGCGGGGCCCGAGCCCATTCTCAAGTCCAATGCCAAATTGCAACTGTACGGCAAGGAAGCCGCTGAGCGTGAGGTGGCGCTGTGCAGTCTGAAGGCCGAGCGTGCGGGCCTGCACCATGGAACCAACCGGAGCGGGAATGCGGGTGCCGGCGCTACACTGGGGGTCATCGGAGGGGCGGCGGTGGGGGCCTCCACCGGATTGATCGGCGGCCCCACGGGCGTGGCGATCGGGGCGGCGGCGGGCGGGGCGGTCGGCGGTCTGTTGGGGCTTCTCGCCGGTACCTATAAGACGTTGGAGCCGCAGCAGGATTATGCGGCGTTCGTGGAACGTTGCTTGAAAGAAAAGGGCTACGAGACAGCCGGTTGGCAGTAGCGTTGTCGGCAGCGGAAGGTGCGGCCTTCCTCAGGATGGGAATGCGGTGGTTAGGTTTAGCAGGATGCGGAAAAACTCTTTTCGACCTCTGAACTCGCCACAGGCATCGAGGTCTCAGACGACAACGGATAGCCACAGGATGCTTAAAAAGGCCGTCCAGCAAGGCCGCAGTGAGCGAAGAGGCGAGGCGTACGCGTGTCGGTACGGTGAGCCTCTGAGCGAGGCGAGAACGCCGCTGGCGGACTTTTTCAGCATCTTGTTAGAACAGGAAACAGCCGGAATAATCAGCCAACAGGCACTGGAGGCGGATCGAGATCCGCTCCAGCCGCTCCAACTGCTGTGGCGTCGGCGACGAATGGTCGACGTTGCGCAGCCATTCGGCATCCTGCCTCAACTTGGACAGCGACCATCGTGATGTGCCAGGGATCAGGCTGTCCGTTTGCGACGCCTGTTCGATGATCGTGCGGAATGCCGCCACTTCATCGGTAAACTCCAGGTGCTGTGCGTCGAATGTATAGGGTGCCTCGTCTTGATCGATCAGAACGAAGAGGCGTCGCAGCCATTTGGTGGTTGCGGCCATCCGCTCGTAATGCAGGCTTCCGGTGACATCCCGTGGAGTATGGTACCGGGGGGTACGAGCGGCTGAGAGAAAAAGAAAGGGCACGTGATGGTTGCGAAAGACATCGTAATCGCTGAATGCTTTATGTCCGCGACCGGGAATTTCTTCAACGAGATGAATCCCCACCGGTAAGACGGTGAGCGGCGGCCCCACCAGTTCCTTCACCCGTCGATACAGGCCTGGGCTTTTTTCTGCGCCTATGGCAAAGATCGAATTCTTCAGCGGGTCCCACTGGACCCCGCCCATGAGGTCCATGATGACCACGGCCTGGAAGTCGGCCGGGCTGCCGATTTCTATCGGCAGGTGATGGAAGAAAAACTGCGATCCCATTTCCGCGGTTCCGAAGTAGGGAGATTCCTCGCTGTTGAAGGCCACAAAGAGGATTCCGTGGTTGGAGAGGCGCGTCATCTGTCGAGCCGTTTCAATCAGAATGGCGATTGAGGAGGCATTGTCGTCCGCGCCGAGATAGGGGCCGCCGAGATGGTCATAGTGGGCGCCGATCAGGATCCATCGGGAGGCCTCCGAGGAAGGGTCTGCCGGTACGATGCCGATCAGGTTGTCACCGATCCGGGCAGAGATCGGCTGTCGATACCCGCCGAGGGAAGGGAGTGGCTGCAGGCCGACCGCCCGAAACTGGTCTTCAATGTATTGGGCGGCTAGACGGTTTCCCGCTGAGCCCGGTCGCCTGCCAGCCAACTCAGAGCCTGCTAACAATGCCACGTGGCTGTGGAGGCGTTGAGCGGAGGCTGTGGCAACCGGCAAGGTCCTGGGATCGACCGCCTCCATCGTGCTGAGACAGCCGGTGGCGGAGAGACATGCTACGAGGGGCAGGGCTGAGAGCCCGAAAGAGATGAAGACGTTCCGATCCGGTCGGATAGCTGGGATCACGGCTGTGACGAGCGCTCTTCCGTCGTCGAGGAGACGGGTTCCTTCGGTGCCATCGGAAGCGCCTTATGCCGGAGTGCGCGACCCTTGTCCGGAGTGGGATCGGTGATGAGGCCGTAACATTGACGGCCCTCGTGGTCCTCGGGCAAGTACTCGGTGATCGGCATACCGTCTTCCCGGACGAAGAGCAGACAATGGCAATACTTATAGATCTGCATCTCATCGCAGGCACACATCCACCGCCGCAACTTGGCTTCGGCCTGTTTATCAGGATAAAAGTTGCAGGGACAGAGGGGTTTGCCCAGCTCGTCGATGTGGGCGGCGAGACCCTGCACGACGGCATTGGTGACGGCCTGGTTTGGGTGCATGGCCGTCCCGCTCTTTTCCGCAAAGCCCTTCACATACTTCCACATCTTGTCGAGGCTTTCTTTGCTCGGCTCAGCCATCCGCTCCCCCACGTGAGATCTACAGAGTAATTCTCTGTCTGTTTGCGCGTCTGTCTGATCGTGAGGTCCACAGTTTACAAGCGAAATTGTGTCCTTTACAATCCACAACTTCCTTCAAAAGAACTGTGTACCTTATGGCGCTGGGGCGTTCCTCTCAACAATTGTGTGATCGGTTGTCCGGCCAACTGGGGCAGGATTTCGCCGGAGCAATGGTCGAGGCCATTGCCGGATCGGCCGCCAGGGCCGACACGCTTGATGCGATATGGCTGTTGCTCGACGAACTGACGAAGCAGGCGCCGAAGGCCGCCGGGAGCGCCATCGAGGCGCTGGCGGATATGCAACGGCGGGGACTGCTGGCCGATGTCCTCCCATGGCTCGATCTCGGAACGGCGATCGCGGCTGATTCTGGCGCCTTGGCATTGAGATTTTTCAGGGAGAGTCCGCTGTTGTTGGGACTCCTCGATCCTCCGAAACGGTCGGTTGTGTTGGAGAACGGGTTAGAATTGGCCGATTGCAGTGCCAATGTCGCGGTCGAATTCATCCGGATCGCTCCCGAGCTGGTCGAAGTGCTGCCTTCGGCGGATTGGCACAGCTGGATGGACTTGGCCTGTGATTTGGCGGAAACCGATTTCGCCTTGGCGATGGAATATATCAGGCAGATTCCTTCGATCGCTCCGTTCCTGACCCTTGCAAGTGTCCGGCCCTGGGTGCAGTTCGGGATGAAACTGATCGTCGAAAATAGTTTGGGCAAACCGGACTATTTGGGCGCCTTGGAGTTTTTCAGAACGAGTCCGGCCATCCTGGCGGATCTGCCCGAGCAGACCCAGCGGAACGAGGTGATTCGCTTAGGCGCGCAGCTGGCGGAGCGATCGCCGGAGGCCGGTATTGCCTTGTTGTCGGAGGCTCCCGCGATTCTCCGACGGTTTCCCACAGACGAATGGCGGACCCAGGTATTTCGGTACGGTCTGCTGGTGGCGGAACGAGATGCCGAGACTGCGCTGGCCTATGTCCGACGCTGTCCGGAATTGGTGACCTTGATCGGGTCCGGCGAAGAGGCACGGCAGAAATTCCAATCCTGGTTCGCTTCCGGCATGGAGGTGCTGGAGTACAGTCTGGACGCGGGCCGAGCCTATTTCGCGATGGAAACGGAGAAGGCCCTGGGTGCTGTGTCTCAAGCCATGAGCGGCGTGCCGTTGCGACAGATTACCCGGCGGGTGAAACTCTTTGCGCAGGCGCTCTGTGGGCGCGATCTACGTATCCATGGTCTGCCGGATTCGCTGGAGTCGGCTCAACCGATGGTTCGTGCCACAGTGAGCGAAGACGGCCGGGGTATCGGGTTGCCGTCGATCGTCCGGCGCTATTCGACGTTCGATGAGAATGTGCGTCTCTATATGGTGATGGCGGCCCATGAGGCCGGACATCTGGAGTTTGGGACGTTCGACCTTCCTATCGCCCACGTACGGGACCTGGACGAGGATCTCGTGCGGCGCTACGGGCGTCCCACCTCGAAAGAGCTCAGAACCTTGGGGGATCTATTTGCGCGTTACCCCCAGCCCGGTCTGATCCGCGACCTTTGGGCCCTGGTCGAGGATGCCAGGGTCGAATATCTATTGCGTGCTGAATATCCGGGGTTGAGTCGGGACTTGGCGCTGATCGCGAAGGATGCAACGGCGGTCCGGAGCCTGTCCCATGGGATGACCGTGCGAGAAATGATCGTCGATCAGCTGCTGCTCCTCACCACCGCCGATGCGGAGCCGGTGACGGTGTCCGACGTCGTGAAGGGCGAGGTGGAGCAACTGTGGGCGATCTGTCGGGCGATTTTCCACCAGACGGCGACCGCCGAGGAGGCCGTGCGCTTGGCCGACCGCCTCTACATGCGCCTGGACGAGCTGCTGGTTATCCGACGAGAAACTGTCCCGACTCAGGATGAATCGGAGGCTCAGGAGCAATCGATCCCTGCGCCGAGATCGTCGGAGGATCTTTCGGACCGGTACCGTCCGATGGACAATTGGGACTATCGCGGCGCGATGGACCCCGATTTGGTGCGGGACCGGACCGAATCTCCTCCTGAACAGAAAGCCGCCTCAGGCCATGGCGACAGCGAGGGCGCCGGCTTGACCGGTGATTCCGGAGGCTCGTCCGGAGCGGGAACGGCTCGCTCGCAACAGGCCTCACAAGACGTGCTGGTTCCTGGGCGCCGCCAGCCGTCGCTCGTGGAGGAACTGCTGGCGGTTGAGGGGGAAGGGCCGACAATCAAGGACGAACCGGTCGGGACCGAGAAGACAGTTCGCTATCGCGAATGGGATACCGCCATCCAGGACTACCGGATGAACTGGTGCCGGGTGGTGGAGCGCGAGGCGGTCGAGGGGTCATCCGATTTCGTGGAGGAAACCTTAGCGACGCAACGGGGAACGGTCGGCCTGTTGCGGCGGTATTTTGAAAGCCTGCGCCCTCCCGGACTTCGCCGTCTTTCCGGTCAACTCGACGGTGAAGACCTGGATATGGATGCGGTCGTCGGTCGATTGGCGGATCTTGCGGCAGGTATCGAGCCGTCGGAGCGGATCTATGTGCGGCGCGAGAAGCGGGAACGGGAGGTCGCCGTCGCATTTTTGGTGGATCTGAGTGGCTCGACCAGCCGCCGGGTCGGAGAGGGCCAGCGTATCATCGACATCGAAAAGCAGGGTTTGGTGCTCTTATGCGAAGCCATCTCGGCGATCGGGGACCAGTTCGCCCTATACGGTTATTCTGGCCAGGGACGGCAGCAAGTGGAGTTCATCGTCGTGAAGGAATTCGATGAACCGGTGACCGGACGGGCGGGAGCCAAATTGGGGGGGATGGCCCCCTTGCAGCAGAATCGGGACGGTGCCGCCATTCGCCATGCGATGCGCAAGCTCCTTGCCCGCAGGGCGAAGACGCGAATCCTGGTGGTACTCAGCGACGGTCGGCCGTTGGATGATGGCTACAAGGATGACTATTCGCTGGAAGACACGCGCATGGCTCTTCGGGAGGCTCGCGCGGCAGGGATCGAACCGGTCTGTGTCACGATCGACAAGCAGGCGGATCCCTACCTGCGTCGGATGTACGGAGAGGTTCGATTCGTGGTGATCGATCGCGTGGAGGGGTTGCCTGAGCAGCTGCCGAGGATTTACCATCGGCTGACCGCGTAACGTTCTGAGGGCGAGTAGAAGCAGATATGAGTACTCAACGTGGGCAACAGATGGTGCCGCCGTGGCTCTATAAGCTGTTTACGGGTCATCAATATCCCTACGTGCGTCGGCAGGCGAAGTTCGCCAATCGGGATTTCAAGCCGGGTGAAGAGCGGCCGGAGCCGACTCGGGATGAGATCGACGCCAAGTTCTGGGAAATTTATCCCCGCTGTTCCGCCAAGATTCTGCAGGAAGTCAAGTCCGGAATGATTGTGGTGTTCCATGAGCTGGGAGAATATCCGCCGGGAGGGTATCAACCGTTGGTCGATGCTCCGGAGGATTTTTTAGCGGCCACATACGGCAAGAAAAAAATCAAAGTGAATTTTTACGATGGCGACAACTTCGTCTGCACGATCAATTTCAAAGTCGGGGGCTGGACCGAACACGAACACTAGGGAGTACCGGGTACTGAATTATGAGTTCTGAATAGTGAATTCTGAGTTTTGGAGCGAAGCGAACAACTCGGACCTTGGCGCTCATTACTTAGAGCCGGACCGGAGGGAGTATGGGACGACCGAAAATTACGGTAGTGGGTGCGGGCAATGTCGGCGGGACCGTCGCGCAACGGCTGGCTGAGAAAAATGCGTATGATGTCGTGCTGGTCGACATCGTGCCGGGTATTCCACAAGGGAAGGCCTTGGACATTACCCAGGCGGGACCTGTGTGCGGCTACAGCACCAGAGTCGTCGGGACGAACGGGTACGAGGAGACGGCAGCCTCGTCCATCGCAGTCATTACGTCGGGCATTCCCAGGAAGCCTGGGATGAGCCGTGACGAACTCCTGGCAACCAACGCCAAAATCGTCCAAACGGTGGTCCGAGAGTTGGTAGCCCGTTCGCCGAACGTCACCCTCATCCTTGTGACCAACCCGTTGGACGCCATGGTGCATGTAGCGCGGTTGGTCAGCGGTTTGCCGAAATCAAGGGTGCTCGGCATGGCGGGGGTGCTCGATACGGCGAGGTTGCGGTCGTTCGTCGCCGAAGAATTGAACGTGCCGGGAACGGATGTGCAGGCGATGGTGCTGGGGGGGCATGGTGATACGATGGTGCCGTTGGTGCGGCAGACAACCGTGGCAGGCAAGCCGATCACAGACAGGCTGTCTCCGGACCGGCTTGCGGCTTTGATCAAGCGCACGCAGGACGGCGGTGCTGAGATCGTGGGTTTACTCAAGACCGGCAGCGCATTTTATGCGCCCTCTGCGTCCGTGGTCGACATGGTTGAGGCGATCATGAAGGATGAAAAACGTGTGATCCCCTGCGCCATGCTCTGCGAAGGCGAGTACGGATTGAAGGATGTCATCGTCGGTGTGCCGGTCAGGCTGGGTCGCGGCGGCGGCGAATCCGTCGTCGAATACGACCTGACCGCCGAGGAACGGACGGCGCTGCAGGCGTCCGCCGGCGCGGTACGAGAACTCTGCGCGGTCGTCGATCGTCTGTTGACTGTATGAGCGGCAGCTTGCTTGACAAGCCTCAACCGCCTGCAGTAGAGAACGTGCTTTGCATTAAACCGTTTGAGGTGGGGGACCTATGAAATTTCTCGAAGATCCGTATCAGACATTGGGCGCAGGATTTGCGCTCGCTGTCGGATTGATAGTGGTATATCTGGGGATGGCCGGAGTGGGAGCGGGAGAGGCGGACTGGTTCGGCCTGGTCGTCCGCTGGATCCACTTCCTGGCTGGCATTACCTGGATTGGGTTGTTGTACTTCTTCAACCTCATCAATGCGGGCTTCCTCAAGAGCCTGGATGGGCCGACGAAGAACATCGTGATTCCGAAGCTGATGCCTGCCGCGCTGAATTGGTTTCGCCATGGCGCCACGGTCACCGTCCTCGCCGGCGTTGTGCTCTACGGCTATCTTTATTCAAAGGGGGGAACGGGGGCCATTGCATTGGGGATCGGCGGATTGCTCGGCATCATCATGATGGGAAATGTCCACGGGATCATTTGGCCGAATCAAAAGAAGGTCATTGCGGCCGTGGCTGCTGCGGCCCAGGGTACTCCTGCTCCACCGGAGATGGCACAATGGGGAAAAACGGCATTGATCGCCTCGCGCATCAACTTTTTGTTGTCCATTCCTATGTTGTTCTTCATGGGAGCTGGGAGCCATTTGAAGTAGCGGTGCGGTTGCCAAGAACGACGGGGATTGGTCATTCGAGAGGGTGACCAATCCCCTTTTTCTTGTCTTGGTCAAATCACCGGGGCGTCATCGACCACCGGCGAGCCTTTGGGCCGATTCACTCTAGGTCTATCAGTCCTAACTGGTTGAGATTCAGGCCTAATCAGGCGACCTTGGCTTGACGGCCCCGAGGGGGCAGCTTTATAGTACAGCCTTGCTAACTTGGGGCGCTGCCCTCGAAAGGGAACAACCGTGACCCTACCTCAACCAAGGGTGTTGCAGAAACTTGAAGGGGCTCCCTGGGAAATCGATCCCTACCTTCGGGCCGGCGGGTATGACGCTTGGCGGAAGTGCCTGACAGACCTTACGCCCGACGACATCGTCGGAGAAATCAAGAAGGCCGGCTTGCGGGGGCGCGGAGGGGCAGGGTTCCCTACCGGCACGAAATGGGACAAAGTGCTCCACCATCGAGTGAAGGAACGCTACTTTGTCTGCAACGCAGGCGAGCATGAACCGGGCACTTTTAAGGATCGTGAATTGCTCAAGTACATCCCTCATCAACTGATCGAGGGTTGCCTGATTGCTTCTCGCACCGTGAATGCCAAAGCGTCCTATATCTACGTAAATCATGAATATGAGGAAGAGGAAGCCAATCTGAGAAAGGCGATCTCTCAGGCGCGGGAACGCGGATTTTTGGGAAAGAATATTTTGGGTACGGGCATCGACCTCGATCTTGAAGTGTTTTCCGGCCATGGGAGTTATGTGGCGGGTGAGGAGACCGCCATGTTGGAGTCGATGCAGGGTCGTCCGGCGATGCCGCGTCAAAAGCCGCCCTTCTATCCGACCGATTTCGGGCTGTACGGCAAACCGACGTTGGTGAACAACGTCGAGACGCTCTGCAATATCCCGAAGATCCTGAAAAACGGCGCGGCCTGGTTTACTCAAGTGGGTACGGAGAAATGTCCCGGGACTATGCTCTTTTCGCTCAGCGGGGCGGTGAACAGGCCCGGTGTGTATGAAATGCCGATGGGCATTACGATTCGAGAACTCGTGGAAACCTGTGGGGGCGGTGTCCCCAATGGACGCAAGGTCAAGGCGGTGTTTCCCGGAGGTCCTGCCTTTTCGATGGTGACGGCGGACCAATTGGATCTTCCGATGGACTTCGATTCGCTCAAGAAGGCCGGAACGGGGCTCGGTTCCGCCGGGACCATTGTGATCGACGATGCCACATGCATGGTGGCAGCCACCCTCAAATACTCGAACTTCTTCAAGGGGGAAAGTTGTGGGCAATGTCCTCCCTGTCGGATGGGTACAATCAATCTAGCGACGCTGATGGATAAAATCGAACGTGGAGAGGGAAGCCAGAAGGATCTCGACTCCTTGTTGCAGCTTTGTGGGTTTGTGAAGGGGACGGGGTATTGTACGTTGGTGACCGGTGCGGCAGTGTTGGTGCAGAGTAGTCTCCGGCTGTTCAGGCACGAATTCGAAGAACACATTCAGATGCAGCGTTGTCCATTTCAACCGGCCAAGGCCGGAGTCAGCGCGAATACGTAGGGGACTCGGATGCCGCTGGTCAGTTTTCTCCATCCACAGGGTAAAAGCGGTGAGGTCCAGGCGAATATGACGCTCTTGGAAGCAGCCAAGGCCTTGGGATTCGATCTCAATCACGATTGCGGCGGCAATGCGTCCTGTACGACGTGCCGCGTCGAAGTGCAGACGGGGGGGGGCAACCTTTCAGAGATAGATTTTGATGAACAGGATCTATTGGATCGAGAGGCCCTCTCCGAGCCTTGGCATCGGCTCGGTTGCCAGGCGAGGGTGTTGGGTGATGTCGTGGTTCGGGTTCCGGAAACCAAATGGGAGCAACCTACGCCCGCGTCGTTGGGCGAGGCAGAGAATCGAGGAGCCGGGCTTCCGTAAGCTCCCGAGAGATGGTAGACTAACGCAACGTGCCGAACATGTAGATGAGAAGGAGGACCTACGATGGTGACGATTACGCAGCTGGCGGAGCAGAAGATAAAAGAACTCATGACCGAAGAAAAAGATGTGGTCGGTCTGCGGATTTATGTCCGTGGTGGAGGATGTCACGGTTATCAATACGGGATGGCGTTCGAATCCAAAATGGCCGACGATGATACGGTCATCGAAAAGGGTGATGTGAAGGTCATCATGGACTCCCAGAGCGCGCCGTTGCTCCAGGGGGCGGAAGTCGATTACGTCGACAGCCTGCAGGGATCCGGATTCTCGATCAAGAACCCGCAAGCGAAGACGACCTGCGGTTGCGGCAGTTCTTTCAGTGCGTAAGAGATTTCCGGTTGTCGCGCAACCGGAGAGTCGATTCTTCGTTGAATGAAGCAACAAGCCGGGAGTGGCTCCCTTTTCAAGAGGAA
Proteins encoded in this region:
- a CDS encoding Nitric oxide reductase activation protein NorQ, yielding MNEERTVSAPKGQEHDIDRYRIEREPFYAEVRGEVGLFTIAARNHMPVMLKGPTGCGKTRFVQHMAHRLGRPLITVACHEDLTASDLVGRYLLKGQETVWMDGPLTLGVKQGAIVYLDEIVEARKDTTVIIHPLSDHRRLLPIEKKGQVIEAVEDFMLVISYNPGYQSILKDLKQSTKQRFMAIEFDYPLPDIESRVVAHEADVSIEVAQRLVKVAEKVRNLKNHGLEEGVSTRLLIYAATLIKQGVSADRACEVAIARPITDDQDMLRSIVEVVKAIF
- a CDS encoding YggU family protein, encoding MTSSDTSREHSTATGKQAVRAIPGGVAISVHVQPRASRTECAGLHGDALKVRVAAPPSDGAANDELCRFLARRCDVPLKAIEILAGTGSRRKRLFVKGRSVEQVCERLGIE
- a CDS encoding PDZ domain (also known as DHR or GLGF) gives rise to the protein MIPAIRPDRNVFISFGLSALPLVACLSATGCLSTMEAVDPRTLPVATASAQRLHSHVALLAGSELAGRRPGSAGNRLAAQYIEDQFRAVGLQPLPSLGGYRQPISARIGDNLIGIVPADPSSEASRWILIGAHYDHLGGPYLGADDNASSIAILIETARQMTRLSNHGILFVAFNSEESPYFGTAEMGSQFFFHHLPIEIGSPADFQAVVIMDLMGGVQWDPLKNSIFAIGAEKSPGLYRRVKELVGPPLTVLPVGIHLVEEIPGRGHKAFSDYDVFRNHHVPFLFLSAARTPRYHTPRDVTGSLHYERMAATTKWLRRLFVLIDQDEAPYTFDAQHLEFTDEVAAFRTIIEQASQTDSLIPGTSRWSLSKLRQDAEWLRNVDHSSPTPQQLERLERISIRLQCLLADYSGCFLF
- a CDS encoding ferredoxin thioredoxin reductase, catalytic beta chain; amino-acid sequence: MAEPSKESLDKMWKYVKGFAEKSGTAMHPNQAVTNAVVQGLAAHIDELGKPLCPCNFYPDKQAEAKLRRWMCACDEMQIYKYCHCLLFVREDGMPITEYLPEDHEGRQCYGLITDPTPDKGRALRHKALPMAPKEPVSSTTEERSSQP
- a CDS encoding Nitric oxide reductase activation protein NorD, producing the protein MALGRSSQQLCDRLSGQLGQDFAGAMVEAIAGSAARADTLDAIWLLLDELTKQAPKAAGSAIEALADMQRRGLLADVLPWLDLGTAIAADSGALALRFFRESPLLLGLLDPPKRSVVLENGLELADCSANVAVEFIRIAPELVEVLPSADWHSWMDLACDLAETDFALAMEYIRQIPSIAPFLTLASVRPWVQFGMKLIVENSLGKPDYLGALEFFRTSPAILADLPEQTQRNEVIRLGAQLAERSPEAGIALLSEAPAILRRFPTDEWRTQVFRYGLLVAERDAETALAYVRRCPELVTLIGSGEEARQKFQSWFASGMEVLEYSLDAGRAYFAMETEKALGAVSQAMSGVPLRQITRRVKLFAQALCGRDLRIHGLPDSLESAQPMVRATVSEDGRGIGLPSIVRRYSTFDENVRLYMVMAAHEAGHLEFGTFDLPIAHVRDLDEDLVRRYGRPTSKELRTLGDLFARYPQPGLIRDLWALVEDARVEYLLRAEYPGLSRDLALIAKDATAVRSLSHGMTVREMIVDQLLLLTTADAEPVTVSDVVKGEVEQLWAICRAIFHQTATAEEAVRLADRLYMRLDELLVIRRETVPTQDESEAQEQSIPAPRSSEDLSDRYRPMDNWDYRGAMDPDLVRDRTESPPEQKAASGHGDSEGAGLTGDSGGSSGAGTARSQQASQDVLVPGRRQPSLVEELLAVEGEGPTIKDEPVGTEKTVRYREWDTAIQDYRMNWCRVVEREAVEGSSDFVEETLATQRGTVGLLRRYFESLRPPGLRRLSGQLDGEDLDMDAVVGRLADLAAGIEPSERIYVRREKREREVAVAFLVDLSGSTSRRVGEGQRIIDIEKQGLVLLCEAISAIGDQFALYGYSGQGRQQVEFIVVKEFDEPVTGRAGAKLGGMAPLQQNRDGAAIRHAMRKLLARRAKTRILVVLSDGRPLDDGYKDDYSLEDTRMALREARAAGIEPVCVTIDKQADPYLRRMYGEVRFVVIDRVEGLPEQLPRIYHRLTA
- a CDS encoding Malate dehydrogenase, encoding MGRPKITVVGAGNVGGTVAQRLAEKNAYDVVLVDIVPGIPQGKALDITQAGPVCGYSTRVVGTNGYEETAASSIAVITSGIPRKPGMSRDELLATNAKIVQTVVRELVARSPNVTLILVTNPLDAMVHVARLVSGLPKSRVLGMAGVLDTARLRSFVAEELNVPGTDVQAMVLGGHGDTMVPLVRQTTVAGKPITDRLSPDRLAALIKRTQDGGAEIVGLLKTGSAFYAPSASVVDMVEAIMKDEKRVIPCAMLCEGEYGLKDVIVGVPVRLGRGGGESVVEYDLTAEERTALQASAGAVRELCAVVDRLLTV
- a CDS encoding NADH-ubiquinone oxidoreductase chain F; its protein translation is MTLPQPRVLQKLEGAPWEIDPYLRAGGYDAWRKCLTDLTPDDIVGEIKKAGLRGRGGAGFPTGTKWDKVLHHRVKERYFVCNAGEHEPGTFKDRELLKYIPHQLIEGCLIASRTVNAKASYIYVNHEYEEEEANLRKAISQARERGFLGKNILGTGIDLDLEVFSGHGSYVAGEETAMLESMQGRPAMPRQKPPFYPTDFGLYGKPTLVNNVETLCNIPKILKNGAAWFTQVGTEKCPGTMLFSLSGAVNRPGVYEMPMGITIRELVETCGGGVPNGRKVKAVFPGGPAFSMVTADQLDLPMDFDSLKKAGTGLGSAGTIVIDDATCMVAATLKYSNFFKGESCGQCPPCRMGTINLATLMDKIERGEGSQKDLDSLLQLCGFVKGTGYCTLVTGAAVLVQSSLRLFRHEFEEHIQMQRCPFQPAKAGVSANT
- a CDS encoding Ferredoxin, 2Fe-2S codes for the protein MPLVSFLHPQGKSGEVQANMTLLEAAKALGFDLNHDCGGNASCTTCRVEVQTGGGNLSEIDFDEQDLLDREALSEPWHRLGCQARVLGDVVVRVPETKWEQPTPASLGEAENRGAGLP
- a CDS encoding iron-sulfur cluster assembly accessory protein; the protein is MVTITQLAEQKIKELMTEEKDVVGLRIYVRGGGCHGYQYGMAFESKMADDDTVIEKGDVKVIMDSQSAPLLQGAEVDYVDSLQGSGFSIKNPQAKTTCGCGSSFSA